One Thermincola ferriacetica DNA window includes the following coding sequences:
- a CDS encoding copper transporter produces the protein MIIDLKYHIASLVAVFLALGIGILIGNNFSAVGNEIMVQQQKQMIDKLERDFDQIRDENKKVQHQISEFKNAINVHKQFEKQIVPQLVYGKLQGYNIAIIETNNYGFHEDWMNTLKAAGANITSITTVLGGFDLSDSKIREKIATKLLLTSKEEDDLTRAIAQEINVAVMTGQNLENLQFLEGLGFLKKVGNYGTPVNAVIVVGGSQDEKTVKVKNLDIPIMKYFLDHNIPVYGVEHTDVEISYMKEYQKLKVATIDNVDMVPGQVALIRAISGYPGDYGVKTTAKELLPALH, from the coding sequence ATGATTATAGATTTAAAGTATCATATAGCTTCGCTGGTAGCAGTATTTTTAGCCTTAGGCATAGGGATTTTGATAGGGAACAACTTTTCCGCTGTGGGTAACGAAATTATGGTACAGCAGCAGAAACAGATGATTGATAAATTGGAAAGGGATTTTGACCAGATTCGTGACGAGAATAAAAAAGTGCAACATCAGATTTCGGAATTTAAGAATGCCATCAACGTACATAAACAGTTTGAAAAGCAAATTGTGCCCCAGTTAGTTTATGGTAAACTGCAGGGATATAACATTGCCATCATTGAGACCAATAACTACGGTTTTCATGAAGACTGGATGAATACTTTAAAAGCGGCCGGCGCAAATATTACTTCAATCACCACGGTTCTTGGCGGTTTTGACCTTAGTGATTCTAAAATAAGGGAAAAGATTGCCACCAAGTTACTGCTTACTTCCAAGGAGGAGGATGACCTGACGAGGGCTATAGCTCAGGAAATCAACGTAGCTGTCATGACCGGCCAGAACCTGGAAAACCTGCAGTTTTTAGAGGGGCTTGGTTTTCTGAAGAAAGTCGGTAATTATGGCACTCCTGTTAACGCTGTCATAGTAGTTGGTGGCAGCCAGGACGAAAAAACCGTGAAGGTAAAAAACCTGGATATTCCCATAATGAAATATTTCTTGGACCACAATATTCCCGTATATGGAGTGGAACATACAGATGTGGAAATTTCATATATGAAGGAATACCAAAAGCTTAAAGTTGCCACTATTGACAATGTGGATATGGTTCCCGGGCAGGTAGCTCTAATCAGGGCTATATCAGGGTATCCCGGGGACTACGGGGTGAAGACAACAGCCAAGGAGTTATTACCGGCTTTACATTAG